The following proteins are encoded in a genomic region of Macellibacteroides fermentans:
- a CDS encoding TonB-dependent receptor: MKIKKKVICVTLALFCLNSLIFSQNVSLHIKSTTVKQAMETLKEKNGYSFVFSSGDVNTSKKISIEASDQPVDAVVKQILSGQDVSYEIKGKNIVVKKASNVNNVPQKQKKISGVVTDAGGVPVIGANVIEKGMAANGTITDIDGNFKLEVAENSTLLISYIGFNSQEVSVSGRNSITIKLQEDTKTLDEVVVIGYGVQKKSDLTGAISSVKMDDTRITTISSIGQAMAGKAAGLQVNTVSAQPGGGTEFRIRGAASSDKAGNDPLIIIDGFPVSDPGNLDSGNRYSDGKKDNILASINPNDIESIEVLKDASSTAIYGARAGNGVIIVTTKRGKSGAPKVKYSGSASVQEIAKSYDLLDAKEFMQYTNTYLKEDWKLNNKVYPYGSKTEAEISTPFSPRYSNDEINNPVHNTKWFDEITRMGYQTQHNISMNGGNEYTQYLVSGNYFKQEGIVKNNGMERFSGRINLDQKLSKYIKSGINLTLSRNNYDNVSLGDGGNEYAGIMVSAAQFNPLIPIKDENGNYVLNDAAAFLPNPVSLLEITDKTIKERVLATVFIEAEPIKNLKIKANFGLDRNYQKRKTYLPKTTLYGFKEGGKASVSQGDKSDYLTELTANYLFESNGHSFSALGGYSYQIFDNEGLSAGNNNFLIDGFLFNNLGAGAAPKPNVGSWATRNRMASFFSRLNYSFQSKYLVTATFRADGASNLSENNRWGYFPSVALGWRFLEEGFMEKAKNVLSNGKLRISYGETGNSNIGNRAISYYGVGNNNAFGDTEHKGVYLSQMGNPNLKWETTREWNIGVDLGFINNRINLTAEYFNKVVSDLLNERPLLSYHEIDRIAANVGKTQSQGFELTINTRNVETKDFSWSSDLTFSLYRDKWKERDPSWKPSAYSIYNAPMRGWYGYLSDGLVQINEQIKHMPGALPGQVKIKDIDGFKLDNNGKIMVDNSGKPMKSGVPDGKLDDADKVFYGSSDPGYLFGFNNTFTYKNFDLNLYVYGQFDKLSSGSYQTNWIGLVPDLRRGYNQTTAIHDVWSSENTNGNLPGYFQNKSSYGTGDYYFKKIWFLRMRNITLGYNIPLKRNGILSNLRVFADVYNPFTITPYKGLDPETDTNSYAYPNVRSYSLGIDITF; encoded by the coding sequence ATGAAAATAAAGAAAAAGGTCATCTGTGTGACCCTGGCTTTGTTTTGCCTGAACTCATTGATTTTTTCACAAAACGTAAGTCTGCATATAAAAAGCACAACAGTTAAGCAGGCCATGGAAACCCTGAAAGAAAAAAACGGTTACTCGTTTGTTTTTTCATCGGGTGATGTGAACACCAGCAAAAAGATAAGTATTGAAGCATCCGACCAGCCAGTGGATGCCGTAGTTAAACAAATTCTATCCGGCCAGGATGTAAGTTACGAGATAAAGGGAAAGAACATCGTTGTAAAGAAAGCTAGTAACGTAAACAATGTGCCGCAAAAACAGAAAAAAATATCAGGTGTTGTTACGGATGCCGGCGGAGTACCTGTGATTGGAGCCAATGTAATCGAAAAAGGAATGGCTGCCAACGGTACGATTACCGATATAGACGGTAATTTCAAACTGGAAGTGGCCGAAAACTCTACATTGCTGATCTCCTATATCGGCTTTAATTCGCAGGAGGTTAGCGTGTCCGGGCGTAATTCAATTACAATAAAATTGCAGGAGGATACCAAAACGCTGGATGAAGTAGTAGTGATTGGTTATGGCGTACAAAAGAAAAGTGATTTAACCGGAGCAATTTCTTCTGTTAAAATGGATGATACCCGAATTACTACAATCTCTTCAATCGGTCAGGCAATGGCTGGAAAAGCAGCCGGTTTACAAGTTAACACGGTTAGTGCTCAACCAGGAGGGGGAACTGAATTTCGAATCCGTGGGGCAGCTTCATCCGATAAAGCAGGTAACGATCCATTAATTATCATCGATGGATTTCCTGTCTCAGATCCGGGAAATCTGGACAGTGGAAATCGCTACAGTGATGGGAAAAAGGACAACATCCTTGCATCCATAAATCCTAATGATATAGAATCTATTGAAGTTTTGAAAGATGCCAGCTCTACAGCAATCTATGGTGCAAGAGCCGGCAATGGTGTAATTATTGTTACGACCAAAAGAGGTAAAAGCGGAGCTCCCAAAGTGAAATATTCTGGTAGTGCATCTGTCCAGGAAATTGCGAAATCGTATGACTTACTTGATGCCAAAGAGTTTATGCAGTATACGAATACTTATCTGAAAGAAGATTGGAAGCTCAATAACAAAGTATATCCATATGGCAGCAAAACAGAAGCGGAAATATCTACCCCTTTTTCACCCAGGTATTCGAATGATGAAATCAATAATCCTGTCCACAATACAAAATGGTTTGATGAGATTACCCGGATGGGATATCAGACCCAGCATAATATTTCGATGAATGGAGGAAATGAGTATACACAATATCTTGTTTCTGGTAATTATTTCAAACAAGAGGGTATTGTAAAAAACAATGGGATGGAGAGATTTTCAGGCCGAATCAATTTGGATCAGAAATTAAGTAAGTATATCAAATCGGGTATTAATCTTACGCTGTCGAGAAATAACTATGATAATGTGTCATTAGGAGATGGGGGCAATGAATATGCCGGAATCATGGTGTCTGCTGCTCAGTTTAATCCGTTAATTCCGATCAAAGATGAAAATGGAAATTATGTTCTCAATGATGCCGCAGCATTTTTGCCAAACCCAGTCTCACTTTTAGAAATTACCGACAAAACAATTAAGGAAAGGGTTTTAGCCACAGTATTTATCGAAGCGGAACCAATTAAAAATCTAAAAATCAAAGCTAATTTCGGACTGGACCGTAATTATCAAAAAAGAAAGACTTATTTGCCAAAAACGACATTATATGGATTTAAAGAGGGAGGAAAGGCCTCTGTTTCGCAGGGAGACAAATCCGATTATCTTACTGAATTAACAGCCAATTATCTATTTGAATCAAATGGACATTCGTTTAGTGCACTGGGAGGTTATTCATATCAGATTTTCGACAATGAAGGTTTAAGTGCCGGAAACAACAATTTTCTTATTGATGGGTTCCTCTTTAATAATTTGGGAGCTGGGGCTGCTCCAAAACCAAATGTTGGCTCATGGGCTACCCGAAACAGGATGGCTTCGTTCTTTAGTCGCTTAAATTATTCTTTTCAGAGTAAATACCTTGTTACAGCTACATTCCGAGCTGATGGAGCATCTAATTTATCGGAAAACAACCGGTGGGGATACTTTCCTTCTGTTGCTTTAGGTTGGCGTTTCCTTGAAGAAGGATTTATGGAAAAGGCAAAAAATGTATTATCCAATGGTAAACTTAGAATAAGTTATGGAGAAACCGGTAACTCGAATATTGGAAACCGGGCAATCAGCTATTACGGCGTTGGTAATAACAATGCTTTTGGCGACACTGAACATAAGGGTGTATACTTATCGCAAATGGGAAATCCAAACCTCAAATGGGAGACAACCAGAGAATGGAATATTGGAGTAGATCTGGGTTTTATAAATAATCGTATAAATCTGACTGCCGAATATTTCAACAAAGTAGTTTCCGATTTACTAAATGAAAGACCGCTATTATCCTATCATGAAATTGACCGTATAGCAGCTAATGTAGGGAAAACCCAAAGTCAGGGTTTCGAACTTACAATAAACACTCGAAATGTTGAAACAAAAGATTTTAGTTGGTCATCCGATCTTACCTTCTCTTTATACAGAGACAAATGGAAAGAACGTGACCCTAGCTGGAAACCCTCAGCCTATTCAATATACAATGCCCCAATGCGTGGTTGGTATGGATATTTGTCTGACGGACTAGTTCAAATAAATGAGCAAATTAAACATATGCCTGGTGCACTTCCCGGTCAGGTAAAAATTAAGGATATTGATGGATTCAAGTTGGACAACAATGGAAAAATTATGGTTGATAATTCGGGTAAACCAATGAAATCCGGTGTCCCTGATGGTAAATTAGATGATGCAGACAAAGTGTTTTATGGATCTTCTGATCCTGGGTACTTATTTGGGTTCAATAATACTTTCACATACAAGAATTTTGATCTGAACCTGTATGTATACGGTCAATTTGATAAATTATCATCAGGTAGCTATCAAACAAACTGGATTGGTCTGGTTCCTGATCTACGAAGAGGTTACAACCAAACAACCGCAATACACGATGTATGGAGTTCCGAAAACACAAACGGTAACCTTCCAGGGTACTTCCAGAATAAAAGTTCTTATGGAACAGGTGATTATTACTTCAAAAAGATATGGTTCTTACGAATGAGGAACATTACACTTGGATATAACATTCCACTAAAACGCAACGGAATATTGTCCAATTTACGAGTATTTGCAGATGTTTACAATCCATTCACAATTACACCATATAAAGGGTTGGATCCTGAAACAGATACAAATTCATACGCATATCCAAATGTAAGAAGTTACAGTTTGGGAATTGATATTACTTTCTGA
- a CDS encoding FecR family protein: MKQTEENTRMDDLISEYLSHRLNEEEQRELERWIDASAENERYFHTRREIWLASISAKDTSSFDSDKGFQKFLNRVREQKQSKERKLILKKYAYTAAVVALLLLVTYSAYWQGGNVMRNRFQDMVVEVPMGSNSILRLPDGTRVHLNAGSKIIYSQGFGVDNRNLQLSGEGYFEVTKNKDLPFRIQARELSVEVLGTTFNLRNYDDDAEAVVSLLEGKVSMINHLNREETLPLLPDEKIVLNKRNGKTQLVRGKTGYATEWTKGYLFFDEKLLPDIAKELERAYNVNIQIADDTLNNYRFYGNFVRKEQTIDEILNILASTDKIAYSKRERNIVITLK, from the coding sequence ATGAAGCAAACTGAAGAAAATACACGTATGGATGACCTTATTTCCGAATACCTGTCTCACAGACTAAACGAAGAGGAGCAACGGGAACTGGAAAGGTGGATTGATGCGTCTGCCGAAAACGAACGTTATTTTCACACAAGGAGAGAAATATGGCTTGCCTCTATAAGTGCAAAAGATACATCATCCTTTGACAGCGATAAAGGTTTTCAGAAATTTCTAAACCGCGTGAGGGAGCAAAAACAATCGAAAGAGCGAAAGCTTATCTTGAAAAAATATGCCTATACTGCAGCTGTGGTGGCTTTATTGCTGCTTGTTACATATTCTGCTTATTGGCAGGGGGGAAACGTAATGCGAAACCGTTTTCAGGATATGGTGGTGGAGGTTCCGATGGGTTCGAACAGCATCCTTAGACTGCCAGACGGAACGCGCGTACATCTGAATGCAGGATCAAAGATTATCTATTCGCAGGGATTCGGTGTGGATAACCGTAATTTACAACTTTCGGGTGAGGGTTACTTTGAGGTGACTAAAAATAAAGATCTTCCTTTCAGGATTCAGGCCCGCGAACTGTCGGTTGAGGTATTGGGAACGACATTTAACCTCCGTAACTACGATGATGATGCCGAGGCCGTGGTTAGTCTTCTGGAAGGGAAAGTTAGTATGATCAATCATTTAAATAGAGAAGAGACGCTTCCTCTCCTACCCGATGAGAAGATTGTACTGAACAAGAGAAATGGTAAAACTCAGTTGGTTCGCGGTAAAACGGGGTATGCTACTGAATGGACTAAAGGGTATCTCTTTTTTGATGAGAAATTATTACCCGACATTGCCAAAGAGCTTGAACGTGCTTACAATGTAAATATACAAATAGCCGACGATACGCTGAACAATTATCGTTTTTACGGAAACTTTGTACGTAAAGAACAAACAATTGACGAAATATTGAATATTCTGGCTTCGACAGATAAAATTGCATATAGCAAACGTGAACGCAACATAGTAATAACTTTAAAGTAG